The DNA window CGGGGTCATACCGCTGCGGCCGCTGCGGGGAGGAGTCTCAGCCGCCGGTGAAGGCGGAGTACTCGTCGGCGCTCAGCAGGCCCTCGGGGTCGCCGTCGAGCCGGACCTTGAACAGCCAGCCGTCCTCGAAGGGGCCGGAGTTCACAAGCGCGGGGTCGTCCACCACGGCCTGGTTGACCTCGGTCACCTCGCCCGAGGCGGGGGAGTACAGGTCGCTGACCGACTTGGTGGACTCGAGCTCCCCGC is part of the Peterkaempfera bronchialis genome and encodes:
- the gcvH gene encoding glycine cleavage system protein GcvH, which gives rise to MSNPQHLKFSKEHEWLTVPEGGVSTVGITAHAADALGDVVFVQLPEVGQTITAGEPCGELESTKSVSDLYSPASGEVTEVNQAVVDDPALVNSGPFEDGWLFKVRLDGDPEGLLSADEYSAFTGG